The Bradyrhizobium sp. WBAH42 genome includes a window with the following:
- a CDS encoding Ulp1 family isopeptidase: protein MDPYNSDPFNPTAWSQVQHAVLEEDQGGHASQEGFEQHLAEARPPDPGPVSGGGRSGRNYHPHLSAEHRDIIDKAIAQYVAQKNPHRKTVNRYTQALRRLGNDLGANRITINLGDHQSLVRYVKTYFPKDEDMKKGLGVLRAYHDPSYVTSGGRPRTIPSAEDAPLSERLSASGMKPGSAARHDRSLRRFSNALNLAGYSISGLDHATRIEFAQKLFPKDEHLLFALGKVRDDEDVSGAGASREPSGYAVPSPTSHLYPDDARIIDGLEKAELSMLKPEDTSRKKVAQNLARNQRRFGAWLQREGRGSIVSRLTGTSEQQKSLNDDYKDFKKSSRSADMGFDRVRNYLLIVEANAALGVSPEQAGGEPRRGGSNSTWSPHLPHDFEGPAAEAVPDGSSAIYQGLDSFVDLPYTPQAVRDDAQSAPVSGAAARPPLFNGPSDAPAQSSDIFRGLQPFVDLPYTPQQMRDDAQSRPVSGAAAKPPLSTGPSDAPAQSSDMYRGLNSSVDLPYTPQQMRDDAQSAPVGSAAARPPLFTAPSDVPAQSSDIYRGLNSFVDLPYTPQQMRDDAQSAPVGGAGARPALFTEPSDAPAQSSDIYRGLDSFVDLPYTPQQMRDDAQSAPVGSAAARPPLFTAPSDVPAQSSDIYRGLNSFVDLPYTPQQMRDDAQSAPVGGAGARPALFTEPSDAPAQSSDIYRGLDSFVDLPYTPQQMRDDAQSAPVGSAAARPPLFTAPSDVPAQSSDIYRGLNSFVDLPYTPQQMRDDAQSAPMGGAGARPALFTEPSDAPAQSSDIYRGLDSFVDLPYTPQQMRDDAQSAQVLSPAGEPTFFVGRSGVLQELEHIGYRIHEDRQDGSQPVSDLLLDVLNNIGVLPAKFSGPTQVPISGETYSITLGPRGRSGAQFIDHPRPSPVPAAQIAPLATVASSGHRSGPVLGPTQWLGDKHIQWDYQLLVQELQQNNPDLAARTRFVDPLIAQMLRSPSKEVAERALGWVRHDTADFLFLPVSDASATDRHQRGSHWSLLLVDRRDRGRPVAYHYDSTQGYNDRPAAEIAGRLDAYVQQAPIRQQQNGYDCGVFVVDGTRELVRRLAARRPDLNLNNLVISRQDLRDRLGADVGFN from the coding sequence GTGGACCCGTACAATTCCGATCCATTCAATCCAACAGCTTGGTCCCAGGTGCAACACGCCGTGTTGGAAGAGGACCAGGGGGGCCATGCCAGCCAAGAGGGTTTTGAGCAGCACTTGGCCGAGGCGCGCCCGCCAGATCCGGGTCCTGTCTCCGGTGGCGGCCGCAGCGGCCGCAACTACCATCCCCATCTCTCTGCAGAACATCGGGACATTATCGACAAAGCGATTGCCCAATATGTGGCTCAGAAAAACCCACACCGGAAGACGGTTAACCGCTATACGCAGGCGCTTCGCCGACTTGGAAATGATCTTGGCGCTAATCGAATTACGATTAATTTGGGGGACCACCAGTCCCTGGTCCGTTACGTCAAGACTTACTTCCCGAAGGACGAAGACATGAAGAAAGGGTTGGGTGTCCTTCGTGCGTATCATGATCCGAGCTATGTAACTTCTGGCGGGCGGCCGCGCACGATCCCTTCAGCGGAAGACGCGCCCCTCTCAGAGCGGCTTAGTGCCAGTGGCATGAAGCCGGGCAGTGCTGCTCGTCATGATCGTAGTCTTCGCAGATTTTCTAACGCGCTTAATCTTGCGGGCTACTCGATATCCGGGCTAGACCACGCTACGCGCATTGAATTCGCTCAGAAGTTGTTCCCAAAGGATGAGCATCTATTGTTCGCGTTGGGCAAGGTGCGCGATGACGAGGACGTTTCCGGCGCGGGTGCGTCTCGGGAGCCCAGCGGTTATGCTGTCCCGTCGCCCACATCGCATCTTTATCCCGATGATGCCCGCATCATTGATGGCCTGGAAAAGGCAGAGCTGAGCATGCTCAAACCCGAGGATACTAGCCGGAAAAAAGTTGCTCAAAATCTGGCCCGCAACCAACGAAGATTCGGTGCTTGGCTCCAAAGGGAGGGGCGGGGGAGCATAGTGAGCCGACTCACCGGCACCAGTGAGCAGCAAAAGTCGTTGAACGACGATTACAAGGACTTTAAAAAATCCAGTCGAAGCGCGGACATGGGCTTCGATCGGGTTCGGAACTATTTATTAATCGTCGAGGCGAACGCTGCGCTGGGCGTCTCCCCTGAACAGGCAGGCGGGGAGCCGCGGCGCGGCGGGTCGAACTCAACGTGGTCGCCGCACCTGCCGCATGATTTTGAGGGGCCGGCGGCGGAAGCGGTGCCAGATGGGTCGTCGGCGATCTACCAAGGTCTCGACTCCTTCGTTGATCTGCCATACACGCCGCAGGCGGTGAGAGACGATGCTCAGTCCGCGCCGGTGAGTGGGGCAGCCGCCAGACCGCCTCTCTTCAACGGACCATCGGACGCGCCTGCTCAATCGTCGGACATTTTCCGCGGTCTTCAGCCTTTCGTTGATCTGCCGTACACACCGCAGCAGATGCGAGACGATGCTCAGTCGCGGCCGGTGAGTGGGGCTGCCGCCAAACCGCCGCTCTCCACCGGACCATCGGACGCGCCAGCTCAGTCCTCAGACATGTACCGCGGTCTCAACTCTTCCGTTGATCTGCCGTACACACCGCAGCAGATGCGAGATGATGCTCAGTCGGCGCCGGTGGGTTCGGCTGCCGCCAGACCGCCGCTCTTCACCGCACCATCAGACGTGCCAGCTCAGTCGTCAGACATCTACCGCGGTCTCAACTCTTTCGTTGATCTGCCGTACACACCGCAGCAGATGCGAGATGATGCTCAGTCAGCGCCGGTGGGTGGGGCTGGTGCCAGACCGGCGCTCTTCACCGAACCATCAGACGCGCCAGCTCAGTCGTCAGACATATACCGCGGTCTCGACTCTTTCGTTGATCTGCCGTACACACCGCAGCAGATGCGAGATGATGCTCAGTCAGCGCCGGTGGGTTCGGCTGCCGCCAGACCGCCGCTCTTCACCGCACCATCAGACGTGCCAGCTCAGTCGTCAGACATCTACCGCGGTCTCAACTCTTTCGTTGATCTGCCGTACACACCGCAGCAGATGCGAGATGATGCTCAGTCAGCGCCGGTGGGTGGGGCTGGTGCCAGACCGGCGCTCTTCACCGAACCATCAGACGCGCCAGCTCAGTCGTCAGACATATACCGCGGTCTCGACTCTTTCGTTGATCTGCCGTACACACCGCAGCAGATGCGAGATGATGCTCAGTCAGCGCCGGTGGGTTCGGCTGCCGCCAGACCGCCGCTCTTCACCGCACCATCAGACGTGCCAGCTCAGTCGTCAGACATCTACCGCGGTCTCAACTCTTTCGTTGATCTGCCGTACACACCGCAGCAGATGCGAGATGATGCTCAGTCAGCGCCGATGGGTGGGGCTGGTGCCAGACCGGCGCTCTTCACCGAACCATCAGACGCGCCAGCTCAGTCGTCCGACATCTACCGCGGTCTCGACTCTTTCGTTGATCTGCCGTACACACCGCAGCAGATGCGAGACGATGCTCAGTCAGCGCAGGTGCTCAGCCCTGCCGGTGAACCCACGTTCTTCGTCGGGCGGTCGGGCGTACTTCAAGAGCTTGAGCACATCGGATACCGAATCCACGAGGATCGGCAGGATGGCTCCCAGCCGGTGTCGGATTTATTACTCGATGTCCTGAACAACATCGGGGTCCTGCCGGCCAAGTTCAGCGGCCCAACCCAAGTCCCCATCAGCGGTGAGACCTACTCGATCACATTGGGACCGCGAGGACGCTCCGGTGCGCAATTCATCGATCATCCTCGCCCGTCTCCTGTCCCGGCTGCTCAGATCGCCCCCTTGGCTACCGTTGCCTCTTCCGGCCACCGCAGCGGACCCGTGTTGGGGCCCACGCAGTGGCTGGGTGACAAGCATATCCAGTGGGACTATCAGCTCCTGGTGCAGGAGTTGCAGCAGAACAATCCAGATCTCGCCGCCCGGACGCGGTTCGTGGATCCCCTGATAGCCCAAATGTTGCGATCTCCCTCCAAGGAAGTCGCCGAACGAGCATTAGGGTGGGTTCGCCATGATACAGCCGACTTCCTATTCTTGCCGGTAAGTGATGCCAGCGCTACGGATAGACATCAGCGCGGCAGTCACTGGTCGCTGCTGCTGGTTGATCGTCGCGATCGTGGTCGGCCGGTCGCCTATCACTATGACTCCACCCAGGGATACAATGACAGGCCCGCAGCGGAGATCGCAGGACGGCTCGACGCCTACGTGCAACAGGCCCCGATAAGACAGCAGCAGAACGGTTACGACTGCGGCGTCTTTGTCGTGGACGGCACCCGGGAACTGGTTAGGCGATTGGCAGCAAGACGACCGGACCTGAACCTCAACAATCTTGTCATCAGTCGGCAGGATCTGCGGGATCGACTAGGCGCTGATGTCGGCTTCAACTGA
- a CDS encoding SET domain-containing protein — MLIIETVLKPDQFGGIGLFSATLLPKGSLIWIHNPIVDIAVTPEQYEALAPTFRALLDKHAYPRDYKSNDGVIEYNADNARFMNHSSQPNTYQDDHCRILTARDVQPGEELTCNYLFFDPTCDLSWAKEPSVNVDAPTG, encoded by the coding sequence ATGTTGATTATCGAAACTGTTTTAAAGCCAGACCAGTTTGGCGGTATTGGACTTTTCTCCGCTACCCTTTTGCCCAAAGGTTCGCTGATTTGGATTCATAACCCAATCGTTGACATCGCGGTGACGCCTGAGCAGTACGAAGCTTTAGCTCCAACATTTCGAGCTCTACTCGATAAGCATGCCTATCCAAGAGACTACAAGTCTAATGATGGTGTTATAGAGTACAATGCTGACAACGCCCGCTTCATGAACCACAGCAGTCAGCCAAACACATATCAGGACGATCATTGCCGAATTTTAACCGCGCGTGACGTACAACCTGGTGAAGAACTGACTTGCAATTACTTGTTTTTCGATCCGACGTGTGACTTATCGTGGGCTAAAGAACCATCGGTGAATGTTGATGCCCCAACGGGCTAG
- a CDS encoding MFS transporter: MARQSTRERPEPLLGPADGRLTRRAVLGATIGNILEFYDFGTYSFFAIQIGQAFFPATDQFASLMLSLGTFGAGFVTRPIGAIVLGSYSDRAGRRPAMTASFAMMSAAVLLLALMPSYETIGLAAPSLAIVARLLQGFALGGEVGPTTAYLMEAAPTEARGLAVSFQPASQQLAATAGALVGEILSLTMTSEALNAYGWRIALLLGAATLPFGLWLRSALPETLHCPEAPVRVTQPVGRSPPDRRIMSLGFVILAGCTITTYVTGYMTTYALNTLRVSAPLAFGTTLISNTVGIAAALLGGLLADRVGRRRIMIWPQVAALLMTYPVFLWIAESRSAFALLGGLGVLTLIGTISYSAFYVSMAEGLPRHIRGGAFATIYAFAIAIFGGTAQPIVTWLIHLTGSALVPAWYMLFAGAAALCAMFMMPETAPLNSDHRRTSVAPRPLP, encoded by the coding sequence ATGGCGAGGCAATCTACTCGAGAGAGGCCGGAGCCCCTCCTCGGTCCGGCAGACGGACGCTTGACACGCCGCGCGGTGTTGGGCGCAACCATCGGCAATATTCTCGAATTCTACGACTTCGGGACGTATAGCTTTTTCGCAATACAGATCGGTCAGGCTTTTTTCCCGGCAACCGACCAGTTCGCCAGCCTCATGCTGTCACTCGGAACCTTCGGCGCAGGTTTTGTGACCAGGCCGATCGGGGCCATCGTGCTCGGCTCGTATTCGGATCGGGCCGGTCGCCGCCCCGCGATGACCGCCAGCTTTGCCATGATGAGCGCTGCGGTCCTGTTATTGGCTCTCATGCCATCGTACGAGACAATAGGACTCGCCGCTCCGTCACTAGCTATCGTGGCACGCTTGCTGCAAGGCTTTGCTCTCGGAGGTGAGGTCGGTCCGACGACCGCCTACTTGATGGAAGCAGCCCCCACCGAAGCCCGGGGGCTTGCTGTCTCTTTTCAGCCCGCGAGCCAACAGCTAGCTGCGACGGCCGGAGCGTTGGTTGGAGAGATACTCTCGCTCACCATGACAAGCGAGGCGCTCAATGCGTACGGATGGCGCATCGCGCTGTTGCTCGGCGCCGCTACGTTGCCGTTTGGACTTTGGTTGCGGAGCGCCCTGCCCGAAACGCTGCACTGCCCCGAGGCGCCGGTTCGGGTCACCCAGCCTGTGGGGCGATCGCCTCCCGATCGCCGCATCATGAGCCTGGGATTCGTCATCTTGGCCGGCTGCACGATCACTACTTATGTTACCGGATATATGACCACTTACGCGTTGAACACCCTCCGCGTTTCCGCGCCTCTCGCCTTTGGTACTACGCTCATCAGCAACACGGTGGGCATTGCTGCAGCACTGCTGGGCGGCCTGCTCGCCGACCGCGTAGGCCGTCGACGTATCATGATATGGCCGCAAGTCGCTGCACTGCTCATGACGTATCCGGTATTCTTGTGGATTGCAGAGAGCCGCAGTGCCTTCGCACTTCTAGGAGGTCTCGGCGTCCTCACCCTGATCGGAACGATTTCATATAGCGCCTTCTACGTGAGCATGGCCGAAGGTTTGCCCAGGCACATTCGTGGTGGCGCCTTCGCGACAATCTACGCTTTTGCGATAGCGATTTTTGGAGGCACAGCTCAACCGATCGTCACCTGGCTCATCCACCTTACCGGAAGTGCACTCGTGCCCGCCTGGTACATGCTTTTCGCGGGCGCAGCCGCGCTCTGTGCCATGTTTATGATGCCGGAAACGGCGCCACTCAATTCCGACCATAGACGGACGTCCGTAGCGCCACGACCGTTACCCTAG
- a CDS encoding prolyl oligopeptidase family serine peptidase, producing the protein MRYRAYSRGDLAYVRIAVAEDLIRRKITSPRRLGVVGGSQGGLLVGTAITQRTDLFNAAILRVPLFDMVRFTKLGAGASWISEYGDPSIPDQRKWLEAYSPYQRLVPGKTYPAPFILTSTKDDRVHPAHGRKAAARLAALGQPYLYYENTDGGGIAPPPI; encoded by the coding sequence ATGCGATATCGGGCATACTCCCGCGGAGATCTTGCCTACGTTAGGATCGCGGTCGCGGAGGACTTGATTCGGCGCAAAATCACTTCTCCCCGCCGGCTAGGCGTGGTCGGCGGTAGCCAAGGTGGCCTCCTGGTAGGGACCGCAATCACCCAACGAACCGACCTCTTCAATGCGGCCATCTTACGGGTTCCGCTGTTCGATATGGTTCGGTTCACAAAGCTGGGCGCCGGGGCCTCCTGGATCAGCGAGTATGGCGATCCCAGCATTCCCGATCAGCGCAAGTGGCTCGAGGCTTACTCGCCCTATCAGAGGTTGGTGCCAGGCAAGACCTATCCGGCCCCCTTCATTCTCACGTCCACCAAGGACGACCGCGTCCATCCAGCGCATGGCCGCAAGGCAGCGGCAAGGCTCGCTGCGTTGGGCCAACCGTACCTCTACTATGAGAATACCGACGGGGGGGGCATAGCGCCGCCGCCAATCTAA
- a CDS encoding outer membrane beta-barrel protein, with amino-acid sequence MADRERQVLPPAVWNWSGGYIGGHGGGGYGRTSFSNPFGPSIYGDVVDVPSFVAGGQIGYNWQNNSWVFGLELDASAAAANGSNTCLAASHWIVSANCNAGPNLFATGTGRIGYAFGALGKTLAYFKAGAAWQNNRGDVVNNVEPEGQPQEETHFDYGRVGGVIGLGFEQALTPAWSVNVEYDYLHFAGPSVATASTAQLSPPTILPANTTSLSSNYHIGRVGLNYHFGVDPGAAPRSDAPYAESARSVPPISYAPGWSFEGGSRLWLSRGRFQWDHSAIFNNDVLDPSILVSRLTYHGLDGLSGEVFGRVDSPWGVFLKGNVGIGSFNKGKMNDEDWGVLNELYPYQTTLSGQSNGRFAYYTADAGYDFLRSANYKVGAFIGWAYYSQSSDSIGCVRIAPRDEACLKPGDARIIGAEDTQLNAPRIGLSAETMLTKRWRLNADIAYLPWTDLRPRLSSLAR; translated from the coding sequence ATGGCGGACCGCGAGCGACAAGTACTGCCACCGGCGGTGTGGAACTGGTCTGGAGGCTACATTGGCGGGCACGGCGGCGGCGGATACGGCCGAACCTCCTTTAGCAATCCCTTTGGCCCGTCGATCTATGGCGACGTCGTCGATGTTCCATCGTTCGTCGCAGGTGGCCAGATCGGCTACAATTGGCAGAATAACAGTTGGGTGTTCGGCCTCGAACTGGATGCCAGCGCAGCTGCCGCCAACGGCTCAAACACCTGCCTAGCCGCCTCCCACTGGATTGTAAGCGCAAACTGCAACGCAGGTCCCAACCTCTTTGCGACCGGGACCGGCCGCATCGGCTACGCCTTCGGCGCGCTCGGGAAGACGCTTGCCTATTTCAAGGCGGGCGCCGCCTGGCAAAACAATCGGGGCGACGTCGTCAACAACGTGGAACCGGAGGGCCAGCCACAGGAGGAAACCCATTTCGACTATGGCCGAGTTGGTGGCGTCATCGGGCTGGGTTTCGAGCAAGCCCTTACGCCTGCATGGTCGGTGAATGTCGAGTACGACTATCTGCATTTCGCCGGACCGAGTGTCGCCACCGCTTCGACGGCGCAATTATCTCCGCCTACGATTCTGCCGGCGAACACAACTAGCCTGTCCAGCAACTATCACATCGGAAGAGTTGGTCTGAACTACCACTTTGGCGTGGACCCAGGGGCCGCACCAAGGTCCGATGCGCCGTATGCGGAGTCAGCGCGCAGCGTACCACCCATTTCCTACGCGCCCGGTTGGTCCTTCGAAGGCGGCTCGCGGCTCTGGCTGAGCCGGGGACGATTCCAGTGGGATCACAGCGCAATTTTTAATAACGATGTCCTAGACCCCAGCATACTCGTATCGCGGCTCACTTATCACGGACTGGACGGGCTTTCGGGGGAGGTATTCGGCCGCGTCGACAGTCCCTGGGGAGTGTTCCTGAAGGGGAACGTTGGCATCGGAAGCTTCAACAAAGGGAAGATGAACGACGAGGATTGGGGGGTCCTGAACGAATTATACCCGTACCAAACTACACTTTCAGGTCAGTCAAATGGAAGGTTCGCATATTACACGGCGGACGCCGGTTACGATTTCCTGCGCAGCGCGAACTACAAGGTCGGTGCATTTATAGGCTGGGCCTATTACAGCCAGAGCTCAGACTCCATTGGTTGCGTTCGGATCGCCCCGCGGGATGAAGCATGTCTGAAGCCGGGCGACGCTAGAATCATCGGTGCGGAGGATACACAATTGAATGCGCCTCGAATCGGCTTGAGCGCCGAAACTATGCTGACCAAGCGCTGGCGCCTGAATGCTGATATCGCTTACCTGCCCTGGACCGATTTAAGGCCGCGACTATCATCTCTTGCGAGATGA
- a CDS encoding 2OG-Fe(II) oxygenase encodes MARTMSDKSRQLSQEMLTKYRIELLVKGTAVIAPQILFTQADLTKIDELQAEIPEEEVREGDAGDLHSVFVKRIRVDPPGRKPSNVDGAASGQIMELLESKDRSFALRQIFGASSDYVVRRCQMHRMPPGSFVGIHLDAKSDPDFEYAVIVQLARDFEGGEFVVYPTGYEQHVFRPPFGAVLVTTCKVRHEVKPVSSGERRSLVYFCSKRGGANRRIVESSTVRL; translated from the coding sequence ATGGCGCGCACAATGAGTGATAAATCCCGCCAGCTTTCACAGGAAATGCTGACAAAGTACCGCATAGAGCTGCTAGTAAAGGGGACGGCCGTTATCGCCCCCCAGATACTGTTCACTCAAGCCGACTTGACCAAGATCGATGAGCTGCAGGCTGAGATTCCCGAAGAAGAAGTCCGGGAGGGAGATGCCGGCGACTTGCACAGCGTCTTTGTCAAGCGCATAAGGGTAGATCCACCAGGTCGCAAGCCTAGCAACGTGGATGGTGCAGCTTCAGGGCAGATTATGGAGCTACTTGAAAGTAAAGACCGCAGCTTCGCGCTAAGACAGATCTTCGGAGCATCCTCAGATTACGTGGTTCGCCGGTGCCAAATGCATCGTATGCCGCCTGGGTCCTTTGTGGGCATCCATTTGGATGCGAAGAGTGATCCGGATTTTGAGTACGCGGTGATTGTGCAGCTAGCGCGAGACTTCGAGGGGGGTGAGTTCGTGGTATATCCTACCGGGTACGAACAGCACGTATTCCGACCACCATTTGGTGCAGTGCTTGTCACAACATGTAAGGTACGGCATGAAGTAAAGCCGGTGTCGAGCGGGGAACGCCGATCTCTCGTCTACTTCTGTTCAAAAAGGGGCGGCGCCAACCGCCGGATCGTCGAAAGTTCTACCGTTCGGCTATGA
- the trpD gene encoding anthranilate phosphoribosyltransferase has translation MEPLKSIIGKVATGATLTREEAASAFDSMMSGDATPSQIGGLLIGMKVRGETVEEITGAASAMRNIVPKVETRCDPIDIAGTSDTVMCSLNVSTCVSFIVAGVGVPVAKNVNRAASLRSSTAAVLAHLGVKVDLKPESIARCVHEADIGFVFASPDFPPMQRIRQIRGVLGTHTMFNLIEALSNPAGVKRHILGVSTPEWVQPLAQVLKNLGADAVWVVHGSDGLDELSLTDTSSVAAVEAGTVRTFEVTPEEAGLPRYRADALECSDVEAHAFAIQKVLDGVPGRFRDAALLNAAAALVVAGRASNLEEGVALGQESLDRGAAAARLNRLITVSNA, from the coding sequence ATGGAACCGCTTAAATCGATCATCGGTAAAGTTGCCACCGGCGCCACTCTGACCCGCGAGGAGGCCGCGTCAGCCTTCGACAGCATGATGTCCGGCGACGCAACTCCCTCGCAAATCGGGGGCTTGTTGATTGGGATGAAGGTCCGCGGCGAGACGGTCGAGGAAATCACCGGCGCCGCATCCGCAATGCGAAATATAGTGCCAAAGGTCGAGACGCGATGTGATCCCATCGATATCGCTGGTACGAGCGATACCGTTATGTGTTCGCTGAACGTATCGACGTGCGTTTCGTTCATCGTCGCCGGCGTCGGCGTTCCCGTCGCCAAGAATGTTAACCGCGCTGCATCTTTGCGCTCCAGCACGGCAGCCGTGTTGGCGCACCTCGGCGTAAAGGTAGATCTCAAGCCAGAGTCAATTGCACGTTGTGTGCACGAAGCCGACATTGGCTTCGTGTTTGCGTCACCCGACTTCCCGCCGATGCAGCGCATCAGGCAGATCCGGGGCGTACTTGGAACCCACACGATGTTCAATCTAATTGAGGCTCTGTCGAATCCAGCCGGGGTCAAGCGGCATATCCTTGGAGTGTCCACTCCCGAATGGGTGCAGCCTCTGGCGCAAGTCTTGAAGAACCTTGGCGCCGATGCGGTATGGGTGGTTCATGGCTCGGACGGGCTCGATGAATTATCCCTCACCGACACAAGCTCTGTTGCTGCGGTTGAGGCGGGTACAGTCCGCACGTTCGAAGTCACGCCGGAAGAAGCCGGGCTCCCCCGCTACCGCGCCGATGCGCTGGAGTGCAGTGATGTCGAGGCTCATGCGTTTGCGATACAAAAAGTGCTCGATGGCGTGCCAGGTCGTTTTCGTGATGCCGCCCTTCTGAATGCGGCGGCCGCACTGGTGGTGGCCGGGCGGGCCTCGAACCTAGAGGAAGGCGTGGCGCTCGGACAAGAATCACTTGATCGGGGCGCTGCAGCCGCTCGACTGAATCGGTTGATCACGGTTTCGAACGCCTGA
- a CDS encoding peptide ligase PGM1-related protein — protein MNAGTPQMSGAHLTKAQLSLAASSAFRSAWFAQEGDLIVSPVVIPADLLSFIGATLDFDASSLRLLVPTSRQPTILDDYALLSETVVARIKRHIRQQSTWRLYPCYFTEGVAHLAAKLSIPNIGDDFALQRGPDLLNRKSHFRQLATSVALPLPHGCVATDPNGLLKAVTSLKSETGRVIVKLDNGAGGVGNVILTSSKSDPLPGARDTRWISWRSLDPDALYSEITTASCKTLVVESYHLARSLFYLEYAIQDDASIAFINSGNIRLHKSTDRAERALIWTGLELPSDLENEQWLTAQEHAYRFVALARDLGYRGMINIDAIFAKDGRLLFNEANGRWGGGSVLHNIAIRLLGPDYSSRNVILSVRNVRSPSFRAAHDRFFKEGLLFDRTRKTGVIPLAADEKAGTVECVVIAADRAAAHDQQYRLLRS, from the coding sequence ATGAATGCCGGTACGCCTCAGATGTCGGGCGCCCATCTAACAAAGGCTCAACTTTCGCTGGCCGCCAGCTCGGCATTCCGTTCAGCGTGGTTTGCTCAGGAGGGCGACCTGATCGTCTCCCCGGTAGTGATCCCGGCAGATCTGCTATCCTTCATTGGCGCGACGCTGGATTTCGATGCATCGAGTCTTCGCCTGCTTGTACCAACGAGCCGCCAACCGACCATCCTGGATGATTACGCGTTGCTGTCCGAGACTGTTGTCGCACGAATTAAAAGACATATTCGTCAACAATCCACCTGGCGATTGTACCCCTGCTACTTTACTGAAGGCGTCGCACACCTGGCGGCCAAACTAAGCATACCGAACATTGGCGACGACTTCGCCCTGCAGCGCGGGCCTGATTTACTGAATCGCAAGAGTCACTTCCGTCAGTTGGCAACAAGCGTAGCACTTCCGCTGCCTCACGGATGTGTCGCGACAGATCCAAATGGACTGTTAAAAGCAGTCACTTCCCTCAAATCCGAGACCGGCAGGGTCATCGTGAAGTTGGATAATGGAGCTGGAGGGGTCGGAAATGTCATCTTAACGAGCAGCAAAAGCGATCCCCTACCTGGCGCCAGAGATACTCGGTGGATTTCCTGGCGTTCGCTTGATCCTGACGCGCTTTACTCCGAGATCACAACAGCATCGTGTAAGACGCTGGTCGTCGAATCATACCACTTGGCCCGGTCTTTGTTTTATCTCGAGTATGCAATCCAGGATGATGCATCAATCGCTTTCATCAATAGTGGAAACATACGCCTGCATAAAAGCACAGATCGGGCCGAAAGGGCTCTCATCTGGACAGGGCTTGAGCTTCCCAGCGATCTAGAGAACGAGCAGTGGTTGACTGCCCAGGAGCATGCCTACCGATTTGTGGCGCTAGCGAGAGACCTTGGCTATCGCGGAATGATCAACATCGACGCGATTTTCGCCAAAGACGGACGGTTGCTGTTCAATGAAGCAAACGGCCGCTGGGGTGGCGGCTCGGTGTTACACAACATTGCGATTCGGCTACTAGGCCCCGACTATTCCAGTCGCAACGTTATTTTATCTGTAAGAAATGTACGATCACCATCTTTTCGTGCGGCGCATGATCGCTTCTTCAAAGAGGGATTGCTATTCGACCGCACACGTAAGACAGGCGTGATCCCACTTGCCGCCGACGAAAAGGCTGGGACCGTGGAGTGCGTTGTGATTGCGGCCGACAGGGCCGCGGCCCACGATCAGCAATACCGACTGTTGAGGTCCTAG